The following are encoded in a window of Ralstonia insidiosa genomic DNA:
- a CDS encoding ParA family protein, protein MKTIAIANQKGGVGKTTVARNLAFFAIERGLRVLCVDLDPQKNFSKTLRALRERTVGDQGDELQSLTGSALFDGEAIELQPLPCGESAALVAADRELVDVASRPLEDLHAPRAALAKLAKDFDVCIIDTAPTLGNPLYAALIAADFVVCPCTMDQDAIDGLGDLFEDIARVQQLEWNADLVTLGLLANRVNTRRAFDRNALEQLRDELGEVVMEGVLYDRAATQYAKDRPVWRVQSGESQILAAREMKAVCNQIFDKAAI, encoded by the coding sequence ATGAAAACCATCGCTATCGCCAACCAGAAGGGCGGAGTCGGCAAGACCACTGTTGCCCGAAACCTGGCTTTCTTCGCCATCGAGCGCGGCTTGCGCGTCCTGTGCGTTGACCTCGATCCGCAAAAGAACTTCAGCAAGACCCTCCGGGCACTGCGCGAGCGTACCGTGGGCGACCAGGGCGACGAGCTGCAATCGCTGACGGGTAGCGCCTTGTTCGACGGAGAGGCCATCGAACTGCAACCGCTTCCGTGCGGGGAGTCCGCTGCGCTGGTGGCTGCTGACCGCGAGCTGGTGGACGTGGCCAGCCGCCCGCTGGAAGACCTGCACGCCCCGCGCGCTGCGCTTGCCAAGCTGGCCAAAGACTTCGACGTGTGCATCATCGACACGGCCCCGACGCTGGGGAATCCGCTGTATGCCGCGCTGATCGCCGCTGACTTCGTGGTGTGCCCCTGCACGATGGATCAAGACGCCATCGACGGCCTGGGCGACCTGTTTGAAGACATTGCGCGCGTGCAGCAACTGGAATGGAACGCCGACCTTGTGACGCTGGGCCTGCTGGCCAACCGCGTCAATACCCGCCGCGCCTTCGACCGCAACGCCCTGGAGCAACTGCGCGACGAGCTGGGCGAGGTGGTGATGGAAGGGGTGCTTTACGACCGCGCAGCCACGCAGTACGCCAAGGATCGGCCGGTGTGGCGCGTGCAAAGCGGCGAAAGCCAAATCCTGGCCGCCCGCGAAATGAAAGCGGTGTGCAACCAGATTTTCGACAAAGCCGCGATCTAA
- a CDS encoding DNA primase, giving the protein MIDHLTQAASFYRGQLRAAHRAVAYLKARGLRGDIAARYGLGYAPAGFQALREAFPNYNDRALEKAGLVAVNDGGRRYDRFRDRIMFPILDDAGSVIGFGGRVLEGDGPKYLNSPETEVFQKGRVLFGLTQAAEAIAATGTAYVVEGYLDVVSLAQHGVQNAVATLGTATTGQHVERLLGLAKRVIFCFDGDDAGRRAAVRALDVCLPHVTDAADVSFLFLPRDHDPDSYVRAKGGDAFNDLALEASSLEGFFLASAMQGCQLEYAEGRARLVATAAPRLQQINAPAMLCRILTAIAGPSKFSVGELIDLCGLEKNMLSTIDRQ; this is encoded by the coding sequence TTGATCGACCACCTGACACAAGCCGCATCGTTTTACCGTGGCCAGCTCCGCGCCGCTCATCGTGCGGTTGCATACCTGAAGGCGCGCGGCCTGCGCGGCGACATCGCGGCCCGTTATGGCTTGGGCTATGCCCCGGCCGGCTTCCAGGCGCTGCGCGAGGCATTCCCGAACTACAACGACCGGGCCTTGGAGAAGGCCGGGCTGGTTGCGGTCAATGACGGCGGCCGCCGCTATGACCGCTTCCGCGACCGAATCATGTTCCCCATCCTCGATGACGCCGGCAGCGTGATCGGCTTCGGTGGCCGCGTGCTCGAAGGCGACGGGCCGAAGTATCTCAACTCACCGGAAACCGAAGTTTTCCAGAAGGGGCGCGTGCTGTTCGGTCTGACCCAGGCGGCCGAGGCCATTGCCGCGACCGGCACCGCCTATGTGGTGGAGGGATACCTGGATGTCGTCAGTCTGGCCCAACATGGTGTGCAGAACGCTGTGGCCACGCTGGGCACGGCTACAACAGGCCAGCATGTGGAGCGGCTGCTGGGCTTGGCCAAGCGCGTGATCTTCTGCTTTGACGGGGACGACGCCGGCAGACGGGCGGCTGTGCGCGCCCTGGACGTGTGCCTGCCTCATGTCACCGACGCAGCCGACGTGAGTTTCCTTTTCCTTCCGCGCGACCACGACCCGGACAGCTACGTGCGCGCCAAGGGTGGGGATGCCTTCAACGACTTGGCCTTGGAGGCTTCAAGCCTCGAAGGCTTCTTCCTGGCCAGCGCGATGCAGGGTTGCCAGTTGGAGTACGCCGAGGGCCGGGCGCGGCTGGTTGCCACGGCTGCGCCGCGTCTCCAGCAGATCAATGCACCGGCAATGCTGTGCCGGATTCTGACCGCCATTGCTGGGCCGTCCAAGTTTTCCGTGGGCGAGCTGATCGACTTATGCGGCTTGGAAAAAAACATGCTTTCAACTATTGACCGTCAATAG
- a CDS encoding ParB/RepB/Spo0J family partition protein, whose translation MTATATNKKPGLNLGKLSAVAQIAVKPVQPADAEIELARIYSVKQVRKTFRNLEELAESFKLNGIIEPLVVHEEADGRYRIIVGERRYRAAPLAGLVKVPVIIKKGLTELQIRRLQVTENNDRDDLTAYEEAMGVIEDVELYGTKEAMTIWNRGEAWVSKRMAVRRYADPVRELLENDLCGDFEVLHCLNQIYDIEDTHTEFSRLSHRMNEGLPLSRDEARNTLARMKAWKQQQDDLAQRRIELDNAKKAGDKAPEKTPAWLEEQRKRDAERAAAGADAGDQDEDGGQDPAPAPAVASGRGQQALPTMELTPEQKAAAEKERANEKLLSLREETFEWGEANQAQFFSMKTHMTTLGHNMHETEWVLWQGFLSMTLPMLEGIGPERAVMYLKKLQGELKDKTPAQLWEELHPDIEGAGRNASPDMPEGWRF comes from the coding sequence ATGACCGCAACCGCAACCAACAAAAAGCCCGGCCTCAACCTGGGCAAGCTGTCCGCCGTGGCTCAGATCGCCGTCAAGCCGGTGCAGCCGGCCGACGCCGAAATCGAACTGGCGCGCATCTACAGCGTCAAGCAGGTTCGCAAGACGTTCCGCAACCTGGAGGAACTGGCCGAGAGCTTCAAGCTGAACGGCATCATCGAGCCGCTGGTGGTGCATGAAGAAGCGGACGGCCGCTACCGCATCATCGTCGGGGAGCGCCGCTACCGCGCCGCGCCGCTGGCTGGGCTGGTCAAGGTGCCCGTCATCATCAAGAAGGGGTTGACCGAGCTGCAAATCCGCCGTTTGCAAGTCACGGAGAACAACGACCGCGACGACCTGACCGCCTACGAGGAAGCAATGGGCGTGATCGAAGACGTGGAGCTGTACGGCACCAAGGAAGCCATGACGATCTGGAACCGTGGCGAGGCATGGGTTAGCAAGCGCATGGCTGTGCGCCGCTATGCAGACCCGGTGCGCGAGCTGCTGGAGAACGATCTGTGCGGCGACTTCGAGGTGCTTCACTGCCTCAACCAGATTTACGACATCGAGGACACGCACACCGAGTTTTCGCGCCTCTCTCACCGCATGAACGAGGGCTTGCCCTTGTCGCGCGACGAAGCCCGCAACACGCTGGCCAGAATGAAGGCATGGAAGCAGCAGCAAGACGATCTGGCCCAGCGCCGCATCGAGCTGGACAACGCCAAGAAGGCCGGCGACAAGGCCCCGGAGAAGACGCCTGCATGGCTGGAAGAACAGCGCAAGCGGGATGCCGAGCGTGCGGCTGCTGGAGCTGATGCCGGCGACCAGGACGAGGACGGCGGCCAAGACCCCGCACCGGCCCCGGCCGTCGCCTCGGGACGCGGCCAGCAAGCCCTCCCGACGATGGAGCTGACCCCGGAGCAGAAGGCCGCCGCCGAGAAGGAGCGAGCCAACGAAAAGCTGCTGTCGCTGCGGGAAGAAACCTTCGAGTGGGGCGAAGCCAATCAGGCGCAGTTCTTCAGCATGAAAACCCACATGACCACGCTGGGCCACAACATGCACGAAACCGAGTGGGTGCTGTGGCAAGGGTTCCTGTCCATGACCTTGCCGATGCTGGAAGGCATCGGCCCGGAGCGGGCTGTCATGTACCTGAAGAAGCTCCAGGGCGAGCTGAAGGACAAGACGCCGGCGCAGTTGTGGGAAGAACTGCATCCCGACATCGAGGGCGCTGGCCGGAATGCCTCTCCCGACATGCCGGAAGGCTGGCGTTTCTGA